A genomic segment from Bacillus cereus G9842 encodes:
- a CDS encoding anaerobic C4-dicarboxylate transporter family protein: MFWLQFLTLLLCIFIGARLGGVGLGVMGGVGMAILVFVFHLQPTAPPIDVMLMILAVITAAGALQAAGGMDYLVHLAEKALRKNPKRITFFAPIVTYLFTLCAGTGHVAYSVLPVIAEVSRESGVRPERPMSIAVIASQQAITASPISAATVALLAMLADYKITLLDILKVSIPSTFIACMLAAFVASKMGKELNEDPEYLKRLKEGMIPKLEEKKEFVGVKGAKLSVILFLVGTFLVVLLGSFEALRPGWIVDGKLARLSMPNTIEMVMLTIAALIIIFCKPNVESIVSGNVFKAGATAVVAIFGIAWMGDTFFNGNLNMIQGSIQHLVTSAPWLFAIALFILSILLYSQAATVRALMPLGLSLGIPPALLIAMFPAVNGYFFIPNYGTIVAAINFDRTGTTGIGKYVLNHSFMIPGLIATFTSIGIGMLLISIMF, from the coding sequence ATGTTTTGGCTACAATTTCTTACCTTGTTACTCTGTATTTTTATTGGTGCACGCCTAGGCGGAGTTGGTTTAGGAGTAATGGGTGGAGTTGGTATGGCAATACTCGTTTTTGTCTTCCACTTACAACCGACCGCGCCTCCTATCGATGTAATGCTTATGATTTTGGCAGTAATTACAGCCGCTGGTGCTTTGCAAGCTGCTGGAGGAATGGACTATCTTGTTCACCTAGCTGAAAAAGCATTACGAAAAAATCCAAAGCGTATTACTTTTTTTGCTCCAATTGTTACTTATTTATTCACACTATGTGCAGGTACTGGTCACGTTGCCTATTCTGTACTTCCTGTTATTGCAGAAGTCTCTCGTGAATCAGGGGTTAGACCGGAACGCCCAATGTCGATTGCCGTAATCGCTTCTCAACAAGCAATTACAGCTAGCCCAATTTCAGCTGCCACAGTTGCTCTTTTAGCAATGTTAGCTGACTATAAAATCACTTTATTAGATATTTTAAAAGTGAGTATTCCTTCTACTTTCATTGCTTGTATGTTAGCAGCATTCGTTGCTAGTAAGATGGGAAAAGAATTAAATGAAGACCCTGAATACTTAAAACGATTAAAAGAAGGAATGATTCCTAAGCTTGAAGAGAAAAAAGAATTTGTAGGTGTAAAGGGCGCCAAATTATCAGTTATCCTTTTCCTTGTAGGAACCTTCCTTGTTGTACTTCTTGGTTCATTTGAAGCACTTCGTCCAGGATGGATAGTTGATGGGAAGTTAGCCCGTCTTTCCATGCCGAACACAATTGAGATGGTTATGTTAACTATCGCGGCTCTTATTATTATTTTCTGTAAACCAAATGTAGAAAGCATTGTATCTGGTAACGTCTTTAAAGCAGGAGCAACAGCAGTTGTTGCTATTTTCGGTATCGCTTGGATGGGAGATACTTTCTTTAATGGAAACTTAAATATGATTCAAGGATCTATTCAGCATTTAGTAACAAGTGCACCTTGGCTATTTGCCATCGCACTATTCATTCTATCTATTTTACTGTACAGCCAAGCAGCAACAGTACGTGCCTTAATGCCACTTGGACTATCCCTTGGTATTCCACCAGCACTACTGATTGCGATGTTCCCTGCAGTAAACGGATATTTCTTCATTCCAAACTACGGGACAATCGTTGCTGCCATTAACTTTGACCGTACTGGTACAACAGGTATCGGTAAATACGTATTAAATCATAGCTTTATGATTCCAGGCTTAATTGCAACATTTACTTCTATCGGAATTGGAATGCTTTTAATTTCTATTATGTTTTAA
- a CDS encoding methyl-accepting chemotaxis protein: protein MKKYWHKLSFLQKNVLLTVLVILTLVGSMGALSFNMFQNSMMSLFERQSIETGEIVLKKLDVELVRDMAKDPTAEKVKKEKLTEKLDEVSKELKSVGQTYVTGAKPNEKRELQLVGLTTELTNAFPIKPGDYYEQPAHWMKAYDKVIDTKKAQMTEVYEDEIGSWVTILEPITDGENNIVAIIAADLDASIVPITKEKFMIQGLLFIIISLAIATITQFFIVRHSLAPLKDLREGLRKIGEGDLSIKLKERPDDIGIINVYFNNTIEKFKGIIDKVRQTAEQVSSSSQELSASTEENSMAVQEIASSIEGLRVGAQSQKTSVQQCLGIVHGMEDKVEEITGAAKQVAVASEGMEQHSIEGNEVIGQIINQMSLIQNAVQDLSSIIYSLETRSKEISDIVTVITGISNQTNLLALNASIEASRAGAAGRGFAVVADEVRKLAEQTEASAKDIAKLIGETQAETEDAVVSMQKGSKEVETGISLVQSSGDFFEKISKSAQSVTDQVKAVSGNSSDILQNSQNIVQVVNELSHIANTYANSSSNVEESMKEQEISVQDIAELATSLSWLSQELQELIGEFKSE, encoded by the coding sequence ATGAAAAAATATTGGCATAAGTTATCGTTCCTTCAAAAGAACGTCTTATTAACCGTATTAGTTATTTTGACACTTGTTGGAAGTATGGGCGCGTTAAGTTTCAACATGTTTCAAAATAGTATGATGTCTTTATTTGAAAGACAGTCTATTGAAACAGGAGAAATAGTGTTGAAAAAATTGGATGTAGAATTAGTTAGAGACATGGCGAAAGATCCTACAGCCGAAAAAGTGAAAAAAGAAAAGTTAACAGAGAAATTAGATGAAGTGTCAAAAGAATTGAAAAGTGTTGGACAAACGTATGTTACAGGAGCAAAGCCGAATGAAAAGCGGGAATTACAACTCGTTGGTTTGACTACAGAGTTAACAAATGCATTCCCTATAAAGCCGGGAGATTATTATGAACAACCCGCTCATTGGATGAAGGCGTACGATAAGGTCATTGATACGAAAAAGGCCCAAATGACAGAAGTATATGAAGATGAAATAGGTTCGTGGGTGACAATATTAGAACCAATTACAGATGGAGAAAACAATATTGTTGCAATTATTGCGGCTGACTTAGATGCTTCCATTGTTCCTATTACAAAAGAGAAGTTTATGATACAGGGCTTACTCTTTATCATTATTTCATTAGCAATTGCGACTATTACTCAATTCTTTATCGTGCGTCACTCGCTAGCTCCATTAAAAGATTTACGAGAAGGATTACGTAAAATTGGTGAAGGTGATTTAAGTATTAAATTAAAAGAAAGACCAGATGATATTGGAATTATTAATGTTTATTTCAATAACACGATTGAAAAATTTAAAGGGATTATAGATAAAGTAAGGCAAACTGCTGAGCAAGTTTCTTCTTCTTCACAAGAATTGTCGGCGAGTACAGAGGAAAACAGTATGGCAGTTCAAGAGATTGCAAGTTCTATTGAAGGTTTAAGAGTAGGGGCACAGTCTCAAAAAACTTCAGTACAACAATGTTTAGGAATTGTACATGGAATGGAAGATAAGGTAGAAGAGATAACTGGGGCTGCAAAACAAGTTGCGGTTGCTTCTGAAGGTATGGAGCAACATTCAATTGAAGGTAATGAAGTGATTGGACAAATTATTAATCAAATGAGTTTAATCCAAAATGCAGTACAGGATTTATCTTCCATCATTTATTCGTTAGAAACAAGGTCAAAAGAAATTAGTGATATCGTAACTGTAATTACAGGTATTTCAAATCAAACAAATTTATTAGCTTTAAATGCTTCTATTGAGGCTTCACGTGCTGGAGCAGCTGGAAGAGGGTTTGCAGTTGTTGCTGATGAAGTACGAAAATTAGCAGAACAAACTGAAGCGTCTGCAAAAGATATAGCGAAATTAATTGGTGAAACACAAGCTGAGACAGAAGATGCTGTAGTTTCAATGCAAAAAGGTTCAAAAGAAGTAGAAACTGGAATTTCACTTGTTCAAAGTAGTGGAGATTTCTTTGAAAAAATTTCAAAATCAGCGCAATCTGTTACAGATCAAGTAAAAGCTGTCTCTGGTAATTCGAGTGACATTTTACAAAATAGCCAGAATATTGTTCAAGTCGTAAATGAATTATCACATATTGCAAATACTTATGCCAACAGCAGTAGTAATGTTGAAGAAAGCATGAAAGAGCAAGAAATATCAGTACAAGATATTGCAGAATTAGCGACTTCTTTAAGTTGGCTTTCTCAGGAATTACAAGAGCTAATTGGTGAGTTTAAAAGTGAATAA
- the thiM gene encoding hydroxyethylthiazole kinase, with translation MNMKEISKVVDLVRESNPLVHNITNVVVTNFTANGLLALGASPVMAYAKEEVAEMANIAGALVLNMGTLRPEEVEAMLLAGKSANVNNVPVLFDPVGAGATSYRTEVARHIPAEIDLAIIRGNAAEIANVINEKWEIKGVDAGTGNGNVVSIARQAADELNTVAVITGKEDVVTDGERTVLIRNGHPILTKVTGTGCLLTSVIGAFVAVEKDYVKAVVAALTFYGVAAELAAVKTVEKGPGSFQIEFLNQLANTTSADIEKYGKIEELE, from the coding sequence ATGAATATGAAAGAAATTAGTAAAGTAGTGGATTTGGTGAGAGAATCTAATCCGCTCGTTCATAATATTACAAATGTTGTTGTAACAAATTTTACTGCTAACGGTTTGTTGGCACTTGGGGCATCGCCTGTAATGGCGTATGCAAAAGAAGAAGTAGCAGAAATGGCTAACATTGCTGGAGCGTTAGTATTAAATATGGGAACACTTCGTCCTGAGGAAGTAGAAGCGATGTTACTTGCTGGTAAATCAGCAAATGTGAACAATGTGCCAGTACTATTTGATCCAGTTGGTGCAGGAGCAACTTCGTATCGAACAGAAGTTGCGAGACATATTCCAGCCGAAATAGATTTAGCAATTATCCGCGGCAATGCGGCTGAAATAGCAAACGTTATTAATGAGAAATGGGAAATTAAAGGGGTAGACGCTGGTACTGGAAATGGCAATGTTGTAAGTATTGCAAGGCAGGCAGCAGATGAACTAAATACAGTTGCTGTCATTACTGGAAAAGAAGATGTTGTTACAGATGGAGAGCGAACTGTTCTTATTCGAAATGGTCATCCTATTTTAACAAAGGTTACGGGAACAGGGTGTTTACTAACTTCGGTAATAGGAGCATTTGTAGCAGTAGAAAAAGATTATGTAAAAGCAGTAGTAGCCGCATTAACGTTTTATGGTGTAGCTGCGGAACTGGCAGCTGTTAAAACAGTAGAAAAAGGGCCAGGTAGTTTCCAAATTGAATTTTTAAATCAATTAGCGAATACAACTTCAGCTGATATTGAGAAGTATGGGAAGATTGAGGAGTTAGAGTAA
- the thiE gene encoding thiamine phosphate synthase produces MKHTMRIETKKMSKLLQVYFIMGSNNCTRDPLAVLKEALDGGVTLFQFREKGEGSLIGGDRVRFAKELQTLCKEYSVPFIVNDDVELAIELDADGVHVGQNDEGITSVREKMGDKIIGVSAHTIEEARFAIENGADYLGVGPIFPTSTKKDTKAVQGTKGLAYFREQGITVPIVGIGGITIENTAAVIEAGADGVSVISAISLAESAYESTRKLAEEVKRSL; encoded by the coding sequence ATGAAACATACGATGCGCATTGAAACAAAGAAAATGTCTAAGTTATTACAAGTGTATTTTATTATGGGAAGTAATAACTGCACGAGGGATCCTTTAGCTGTATTGAAAGAAGCGTTAGATGGTGGAGTGACACTTTTTCAGTTTCGCGAGAAGGGGGAAGGTTCTTTAATCGGAGGAGATAGAGTGCGCTTTGCAAAAGAATTGCAGACGCTTTGTAAGGAATATAGTGTTCCTTTCATTGTAAATGATGATGTAGAATTAGCCATTGAATTAGATGCAGATGGTGTTCATGTAGGACAAAATGATGAAGGGATTACATCTGTTCGTGAAAAAATGGGAGATAAAATTATCGGCGTATCTGCTCATACAATTGAAGAAGCACGCTTTGCCATCGAAAACGGAGCAGATTATTTAGGTGTTGGACCTATTTTCCCAACGAGTACGAAAAAAGATACGAAAGCGGTTCAAGGAACGAAAGGATTAGCTTATTTTAGAGAACAAGGAATTACAGTGCCAATCGTTGGTATTGGTGGGATTACAATTGAAAATACAGCGGCAGTTATAGAAGCGGGTGCGGACGGTGTTTCAGTTATTTCAGCAATTAGTTTAGCTGAATCTGCGTATGAAAGTACGAGAAAATTAGCTGAAGAAGTAAAGAGAAGTTTGTAG
- the topB gene encoding DNA topoisomerase III, whose translation MSKSVVIAEKPSVARDIARVLKCDKKGNGYLEGSKYIVTWALGHLVTLADPESYDVKYKQWNLEDLPMLPERLKLTVIKQTGKQFNAVKSQLLRKDVNEIIVATDAGREGELVARWIIDKVKLNKQIKRLWISSVTDKAIKDGFANLKPGKAYDNLYASAVARSEADWYIGLNATRALTTRFNAQLNCGRVQTPTVAMIASREDEIKNFKAQTYYGIEAQTMEKLKLTWQDANGNSRSFNKEKIDGIVKGLDKQHATVVEIDKKQKKSFSPGLYDLTELQRDANKKFGYSAKETLNIMQKLYEQHKVLTYPRTDSRYISSDIVETLPERLKACGVGEYRPLAHKVLQKPIKANKLFVDDSKVSDHHAIIPTEGYVNFSAFTDKERKIYDLVVKRFLAVLFPAFEYEQLTLRTKVGSETFIARGKTILHAGWKEVYENRFEDDDVTDDVKEQLLPHIEKGDTLTVKLIMQTSGQTKAPARFNEATLLSAMENPTKYMDTQNKQLADTLKSTGGLGTVATRADIIDKLFNSFLIEKRGKDIHITSKGRQLLDLVPEELKSPTLTGEWEQKLEAIAKGKLKKEVFISEMKNYTKEIVSEIKSSDKKYKHDNISTKSCPDCGKPMLEVNGKKGKMLVCQDRECGHRKNVSRTTNARCPQCKKKLELRGEGAGQIFACKCGYREKLSTFQERRKKESGNKADKRDVQKYMKQQKKEEEPLNNPFADALKKLKFD comes from the coding sequence ATGTCAAAAAGCGTTGTAATCGCTGAAAAGCCTTCCGTTGCACGAGATATTGCTCGTGTACTGAAGTGTGATAAAAAAGGAAACGGCTATCTTGAGGGTAGTAAATATATTGTAACTTGGGCTTTAGGTCATCTCGTTACATTAGCAGATCCAGAAAGCTATGATGTGAAATATAAACAGTGGAATTTAGAAGATTTACCGATGCTACCAGAGCGTTTGAAATTAACGGTTATTAAACAAACTGGTAAACAGTTTAATGCTGTAAAGAGTCAGCTACTTAGAAAAGATGTAAATGAAATTATTGTAGCAACAGACGCTGGACGTGAAGGGGAATTAGTCGCACGCTGGATCATCGATAAAGTTAAGCTAAACAAACAAATCAAACGTTTATGGATTTCTTCTGTAACCGATAAAGCAATTAAAGATGGTTTTGCAAATTTAAAACCAGGTAAAGCCTATGACAATTTATACGCTTCAGCAGTTGCACGTTCAGAAGCTGACTGGTATATCGGTCTTAATGCAACTCGCGCTTTAACGACTCGCTTTAATGCTCAGTTAAATTGCGGTCGTGTACAAACGCCTACTGTCGCTATGATTGCTAGTCGTGAAGATGAAATCAAGAACTTCAAAGCACAAACTTACTATGGCATCGAAGCTCAAACGATGGAGAAACTCAAACTTACTTGGCAAGATGCAAATGGCAATAGCCGTAGTTTTAATAAAGAAAAAATTGATGGTATTGTAAAAGGTTTAGATAAACAACATGCTACTGTTGTGGAAATTGATAAAAAACAGAAGAAGTCATTCTCTCCTGGTCTTTACGATTTAACTGAATTACAACGTGATGCAAATAAAAAGTTCGGTTACTCTGCGAAAGAAACATTAAACATTATGCAGAAGTTATATGAACAACATAAAGTGCTAACGTACCCTCGTACAGATTCACGCTACATTTCATCTGATATCGTTGAAACACTTCCAGAACGTTTAAAAGCATGTGGCGTTGGAGAGTACCGTCCTTTAGCACATAAAGTATTACAAAAGCCTATCAAGGCTAATAAATTATTTGTTGATGATAGTAAAGTAAGCGATCATCATGCGATTATTCCAACAGAAGGATACGTTAACTTCTCAGCATTCACAGATAAAGAACGTAAAATTTATGATTTAGTTGTGAAACGTTTCTTAGCTGTTTTATTCCCAGCATTCGAATACGAGCAACTAACATTACGTACCAAAGTTGGTAGTGAAACGTTCATTGCACGCGGAAAAACAATTTTACATGCTGGTTGGAAGGAAGTATACGAAAATCGATTTGAAGACGATGATGTAACTGATGACGTAAAAGAGCAGCTTCTACCCCACATCGAAAAGGGCGATACATTAACTGTAAAGTTAATTATGCAAACATCAGGTCAAACGAAAGCACCTGCACGCTTTAATGAAGCAACTTTACTTTCAGCAATGGAGAATCCTACAAAATATATGGATACGCAAAATAAACAACTTGCTGATACGTTAAAATCGACTGGTGGATTAGGTACTGTAGCGACACGTGCAGATATTATCGACAAACTTTTCAACTCTTTCTTAATTGAAAAACGTGGTAAAGATATTCACATTACATCAAAAGGTCGTCAATTACTTGATTTAGTACCAGAAGAGTTAAAATCCCCTACACTAACTGGTGAATGGGAACAAAAACTTGAGGCTATCGCAAAAGGTAAGCTGAAAAAAGAAGTATTCATTTCTGAAATGAAGAACTATACGAAAGAAATTGTTTCTGAAATTAAATCGAGTGATAAAAAATATAAACATGACAACATTTCAACGAAGTCTTGTCCAGACTGCGGTAAACCAATGCTAGAAGTAAACGGCAAAAAGGGAAAAATGCTCGTATGCCAAGATCGTGAATGTGGTCATCGTAAAAATGTATCTCGTACAACAAACGCTCGCTGTCCGCAATGTAAGAAGAAACTAGAATTACGTGGTGAAGGTGCAGGTCAAATCTTTGCATGTAAATGTGGCTATCGCGAGAAATTATCAACATTCCAAGAGCGACGTAAAAAAGAATCTGGAAACAAAGCTGATAAACGTGACGTTCAAAAATATATGAAACAACAGAAAAAAGAAGAAGAACCATTAAACAACCCGTTCGCAGACGCATTAAAAAAACTAAAGTTCGATTAA